A stretch of the Photobacterium sp. CCB-ST2H9 genome encodes the following:
- the fadR gene encoding fatty acid metabolism transcriptional regulator FadR: MVIKADSPATFAEKYIIESIWNNHFPQGSILPAERELSELIGVTRTTLREVLQRLARDGWLTIQHGKPTRVNNYMDTSGLSILDTLITLDGQDVQRVLEDLLAARTDISTVYMRYAVKSNSEKVSQLLDYVIHSCEKLMAADSFEAFVEDCDAKPELLSEVRKIVDKYGKEQPELCEQICRARAFNYFDYRMFQGMATHSGNILYVLTINGLRKIYTRVGGYYFMSREACELALSYYRDLKSICDNHQPELVADRIRKYGRDSGAIWYSNRVEIARFLHEEEQ, encoded by the coding sequence ATGGTTATAAAGGCGGATAGCCCAGCAACATTTGCTGAGAAATACATCATTGAGAGCATCTGGAACAATCATTTTCCGCAGGGGTCAATTTTGCCTGCTGAGCGTGAATTATCAGAACTGATTGGTGTTACGCGAACAACTTTACGCGAAGTGCTGCAGCGCTTGGCTCGAGACGGGTGGTTAACGATACAGCATGGCAAACCAACCCGTGTGAACAATTATATGGATACGTCCGGACTGAGTATTCTGGACACTCTGATTACACTTGATGGACAGGACGTTCAGCGTGTTCTTGAAGATCTTTTGGCCGCTCGCACCGATATCAGCACCGTTTATATGCGTTATGCTGTGAAATCGAACAGCGAAAAAGTCAGTCAGCTTCTGGATTATGTGATTCATTCCTGTGAAAAACTCATGGCAGCAGACAGCTTCGAGGCTTTTGTGGAAGACTGTGATGCAAAACCTGAGTTGTTGAGCGAAGTCAGAAAAATCGTTGATAAGTACGGTAAAGAACAGCCGGAACTGTGCGAGCAGATTTGTCGTGCACGTGCGTTCAACTATTTTGACTACCGCATGTTCCAGGGAATGGCGACCCATTCAGGAAACATTCTGTATGTGCTGACCATTAACGGCTTACGTAAAATTTATACCCGCGTGGGTGGTTACTATTTTATGAGCCGTGAAGCCTGCGAGCTGGCGCTGAGTTACTATCGTGATCTGAAGTCTATCTGTGATAACCATCAGCCTGAGCTGGTGGCTGATCGTATCCGTAAATATGGTCGCGACAGTGGTGCCATTTGGTACAGCAACCGCGTCGAAATTGCTCGTTTTCTGCACGAAGAAGAGCAGTAA
- a CDS encoding SpoVR family protein has product MVTDTKRKTLSDGPDWTFDLLEEYHTEIKRVASHYRLDTYPNQIEIITAEQMMDAYSSIGMPINYHHWSFGKRFIETERGYKHGQMGLAYEIVINSDPCIAYLMEENTITMQALVMAHASYGHNSFFKGNYLFKTWTDASSIIDYLLFARKYITDCEEKYGDVEVEKLLDSCHALMNYGVDRYKRPQKISLVEEKARQKAREDYLQTQVNALWRTIPTHEEKDTGFEEARFPAEPQENILYFIEKHAPLLEPWQREIVRIVRKISQYFYPQKQTQVMNEGWATFWHYTILNHLYDEGLVTDRFIIEFLHSHTNVVAQPTYNSPYYSGINPYALGFAMFQDIRRICENPTEEDKYWFPDFAGKNWLDTVHFAMENFKDESFISQFLSPKLIRDFKFFAVEDDDRNNYVEVNAIHNEEGYRAIREKLSSQYNLSNNEPNIQVWNVALRGDRSLTLRYVPHNRIPLADSYSEVLKHMHRLWGFDVILEEELSDGRSHILATCPSRGSSYSTEL; this is encoded by the coding sequence ATGGTAACAGACACCAAGCGAAAGACACTCAGTGATGGTCCGGACTGGACATTTGATCTGCTTGAAGAGTACCACACAGAAATCAAGCGGGTGGCCAGCCATTATCGGTTAGATACCTACCCAAACCAGATTGAGATCATTACAGCCGAACAGATGATGGATGCATATTCCAGTATTGGGATGCCCATTAATTACCATCACTGGTCATTCGGTAAACGTTTCATTGAAACTGAACGCGGCTACAAACATGGTCAGATGGGTCTGGCGTACGAGATTGTGATCAACTCTGATCCCTGTATCGCCTATCTGATGGAAGAAAATACCATTACCATGCAGGCGTTGGTGATGGCCCATGCCAGCTATGGCCATAATTCCTTTTTTAAGGGCAACTACCTGTTCAAAACCTGGACTGACGCCAGTTCAATCATTGATTACCTGCTCTTTGCCCGTAAATACATTACGGATTGTGAAGAGAAGTATGGCGATGTAGAAGTAGAAAAACTGCTCGACTCTTGCCATGCGCTCATGAATTACGGTGTCGATCGGTATAAGCGTCCTCAGAAAATTTCACTGGTTGAAGAAAAGGCCCGGCAAAAAGCCCGGGAAGATTACCTGCAAACCCAGGTCAATGCTTTGTGGCGAACCATTCCAACGCATGAAGAAAAAGACACTGGATTTGAAGAGGCTCGTTTCCCGGCCGAACCACAGGAAAACATCCTGTATTTCATCGAGAAACATGCGCCGCTTCTGGAGCCGTGGCAACGTGAAATTGTTCGGATTGTGCGTAAAATCAGTCAGTATTTCTATCCGCAGAAACAAACCCAGGTGATGAATGAAGGCTGGGCGACTTTCTGGCATTACACAATTCTGAATCATCTTTACGATGAAGGCCTGGTCACAGACCGCTTTATCATTGAATTTTTGCACAGCCATACCAACGTGGTCGCGCAGCCAACTTATAACAGCCCCTACTACAGTGGCATCAATCCTTATGCGTTAGGATTTGCCATGTTCCAGGATATTCGTCGGATCTGTGAAAATCCAACGGAAGAAGACAAATACTGGTTCCCCGATTTTGCGGGTAAAAACTGGCTGGATACCGTGCATTTCGCGATGGAAAACTTCAAGGATGAAAGCTTCATCAGCCAGTTCCTGTCCCCAAAACTCATCCGGGACTTCAAGTTCTTTGCTGTAGAAGATGATGACAGAAATAACTATGTGGAAGTGAATGCAATCCATAACGAAGAAGGCTACCGGGCCATTCGTGAGAAATTGTCTTCACAGTACAATCTGAGTAACAACGAACCCAACATCCAGGTGTGGAATGTGGCACTGCGCGGAGACCGTTCACTGACGCTGCGTTATGTACCCCATAACCGTATTCCACTGGCTGACAGCTACAGTGAAGTACTGAAACACATGCACCGTTTGTGGGGTTTTGATGTCATCCTGGAAGAAGAACTGAGTGACGGTAGAAGTCATATTCTGGCAACCTGCCCAAGCCGGGGCAGCAGTTATTCGACTGAACTTTAA
- a CDS encoding D-hexose-6-phosphate mutarotase: MNLRQLPTTKVLSEHISLCRLDGIDVVRILHPQCQAAISLFGGHLLSFRPKGHEDVIWMSEAADFSGHSAIRGGIPVCWPWFGKVASPSHGFARTSLWQLESFNDHKQGVTVTLTLHDSPKTHAIWPFRFLSRLHFDLGERLKVQITSTNTDYRPWTMSGALHTYLNVGDITQAKLTGLGNEYTDSLAGNQRFPSNGTLMIDDAVDRLYPESEPSIMVEDPPHYRRLTVKNSGHNSAVVWNPWQQASAGMADMTPDGYITMLCVESALADQGITLAPGQSHHITTEISAD, translated from the coding sequence ATGAACTTACGTCAACTCCCAACAACAAAAGTGCTTTCAGAACACATCAGTCTGTGCCGGCTGGACGGCATCGACGTAGTTCGGATCCTCCACCCGCAATGTCAGGCTGCAATTTCACTGTTCGGTGGCCATCTGCTGAGCTTCCGTCCCAAAGGGCATGAAGATGTCATCTGGATGAGCGAAGCGGCCGATTTCTCTGGTCACTCAGCAATTCGTGGTGGTATTCCGGTCTGCTGGCCCTGGTTTGGTAAAGTGGCCAGTCCTTCCCATGGTTTTGCAAGAACCAGCCTGTGGCAACTGGAAAGCTTCAATGATCATAAACAAGGCGTGACAGTTACCCTGACGCTGCATGACTCGCCGAAAACACACGCTATCTGGCCCTTCCGCTTTCTCAGCCGGCTTCATTTTGACTTGGGCGAAAGACTCAAAGTTCAGATCACCAGTACCAATACAGATTACCGTCCATGGACGATGTCCGGTGCACTTCATACTTATCTGAATGTCGGGGATATCACCCAGGCTAAACTGACCGGTTTGGGGAATGAGTACACCGATAGCCTGGCTGGGAATCAGCGTTTTCCGTCAAATGGAACACTTATGATTGATGATGCCGTGGACCGCCTCTATCCTGAATCGGAACCATCCATAATGGTTGAAGATCCCCCCCACTACCGTCGGCTGACCGTCAAAAACAGCGGACATAACAGTGCGGTCGTGTGGAATCCGTGGCAACAGGCCTCAGCAGGCATGGCTGACATGACACCGGATGGCTACATCACCATGCTTTGTGTGGAATCCGCATTGGCCGATCAGGGGATCACTCTAGCCCCGGGCCAGTCGCACCACATCACGACAGAAATCAGTGCGGATTAA
- a CDS encoding DUF2989 domain-containing protein, with translation MLSACQDEFKTTDSLCAAYPQLCEGLNNNDGQCRIQRTDLIWQRYKQMKTPTDIEKFHTLQYTRTYQGCLEYAAEIEPTRYKERKSNRATALVNSYEIVEQLTEELAGSQEPEIIYDRWSRGIHEAKAEFLKLEGSGKLQTPDLQLALASFYTDIDKDKTRKILLRALELYHGKNQIKPDIILTLATQAHQRGDKAEAYLWSRVGSLMGLPVAKAETLARLYPMPPEDKIHLDLQADNIIQSLSTGHFNSITVERNLNALPSLQAASTSG, from the coding sequence GGCCTGAATAATAATGATGGCCAGTGCCGTATTCAGCGAACGGATCTGATCTGGCAACGCTACAAACAAATGAAGACACCGACAGATATCGAGAAATTTCATACGCTTCAGTATACCCGTACCTATCAGGGATGTCTGGAGTATGCGGCTGAAATTGAACCGACCCGCTACAAAGAACGAAAATCAAACCGGGCAACCGCGCTGGTCAACAGCTATGAAATCGTCGAACAACTGACCGAAGAACTTGCTGGCTCTCAGGAACCCGAAATCATTTATGATCGCTGGAGCCGGGGCATTCATGAAGCCAAAGCAGAGTTTTTGAAACTGGAAGGATCCGGAAAACTGCAGACGCCGGATTTACAACTGGCACTGGCCTCTTTTTATACCGATATAGATAAAGACAAAACCCGAAAAATTCTGCTCAGGGCATTAGAGCTTTATCACGGTAAAAACCAGATCAAACCAGATATTATTCTCACACTGGCGACACAAGCTCATCAGCGCGGGGATAAGGCTGAAGCCTATTTGTGGTCACGGGTTGGCAGCCTGATGGGCCTTCCCGTTGCAAAAGCGGAGACTCTCGCACGCCTTTACCCGATGCCTCCGGAAGATAAAATTCATCTTGACCTGCAGGCTGACAATATCATTCAGAGTCTGAGTACTGGTCACTTCAACAGTATCACTGTCGAGAGAAACCTGAACGCACTCCCCAGCCTTCAGGCAGCCTCAACTTCAGGCTGA
- the nhaB gene encoding Na(+)/H(+) antiporter NhaB, whose translation MAITLGNALIKNFLGKAPNWYKLTIIAFLVINPIVFFLIDPFVAGWLLVVEFIFTLAMALKCYPLQPGGLLAIEAVAIGMTTPELVKHELVANIEVLLLLIFMVAGIYFMKQLLLFIFTKILIGIRSKILLSLAFCIMAAFLSAFLDALTVIAVVISVTTGFYSIYHKVASGQEPHAAHDHTSDHNIHELSRDDLENYRAFLRSLLMHAGVGTALGGVMTMVGEPQNLIIANQAGWQFGDFFLRMAPVTIPVFICGMLTCVLVEKFGLCGYGAKLPENVRKILIDFDNEERKNRTNLDVAKLWVQVIIAVWLIVALAMHLAAVGLIGLTVIILATAFTGIIEEHSLGKAFEEALPFTALLAVFFSVVAVIIEQKLFSPIITAVLEMDGNAQMGMFYIANGLLSMVSDNVFVGTVYINEVKSALMSGMIDRDRFDMLAVAINTGTNLPSVATPNGQAAFLFALTSALAPLIRLSYGRMVYMALPYTLVLSLIGLAGIELTLVPATEWMYQQGWLTAASGVIQQLAPVAGH comes from the coding sequence ATGGCTATCACGCTAGGGAACGCGCTTATTAAAAACTTTCTGGGTAAAGCGCCCAACTGGTATAAACTCACTATCATTGCCTTCCTGGTGATCAATCCTATCGTCTTTTTCCTGATTGACCCATTTGTCGCTGGCTGGTTACTGGTGGTTGAGTTCATCTTCACACTGGCAATGGCACTGAAATGCTATCCCTTGCAGCCCGGTGGTCTACTGGCCATTGAGGCAGTCGCAATTGGGATGACGACGCCAGAACTGGTCAAACACGAGTTGGTTGCCAACATTGAAGTATTACTGCTCCTGATTTTCATGGTGGCCGGTATTTACTTCATGAAGCAACTGCTGCTGTTCATCTTCACAAAGATATTGATCGGCATCCGCTCCAAAATTCTGCTCTCACTGGCTTTCTGCATCATGGCCGCCTTTCTGTCAGCCTTCCTGGATGCGCTGACGGTAATTGCAGTTGTTATTAGTGTCACCACTGGTTTCTACAGCATCTATCACAAAGTTGCTTCCGGTCAGGAGCCACACGCAGCGCATGACCACACTTCCGATCACAATATCCACGAATTAAGCCGTGATGATCTGGAAAACTACCGTGCGTTCCTGCGCAGCCTGCTGATGCATGCCGGTGTCGGTACTGCACTGGGTGGTGTGATGACTATGGTCGGTGAGCCGCAAAACCTGATTATTGCCAATCAGGCTGGCTGGCAATTCGGTGACTTCTTCCTGCGAATGGCACCTGTGACGATCCCTGTGTTCATCTGCGGTATGCTGACCTGTGTGCTGGTCGAGAAATTTGGCCTGTGTGGTTACGGCGCCAAACTGCCGGAAAACGTTCGTAAAATTCTGATCGATTTCGATAATGAAGAGCGAAAAAACCGAACCAATCTGGATGTAGCAAAACTCTGGGTACAGGTCATCATTGCTGTCTGGCTGATTGTAGCTCTTGCAATGCACCTGGCGGCTGTGGGACTGATTGGTCTGACCGTCATTATTCTGGCAACTGCATTCACCGGTATCATTGAAGAACATTCACTGGGGAAAGCATTTGAAGAAGCGCTTCCGTTCACAGCATTGCTGGCAGTGTTCTTCTCTGTTGTAGCCGTGATCATCGAACAGAAATTGTTCAGCCCGATCATTACCGCCGTACTGGAAATGGACGGAAACGCGCAGATGGGCATGTTCTACATTGCCAATGGCTTGCTGTCGATGGTATCGGATAACGTCTTCGTCGGAACGGTTTACATCAACGAAGTGAAGTCCGCCTTAATGTCCGGCATGATCGACCGCGATCGTTTCGATATGCTGGCGGTCGCGATTAATACCGGGACAAACCTGCCATCGGTTGCCACACCAAACGGTCAGGCGGCCTTCCTGTTCGCACTGACTTCGGCGCTGGCACCGCTCATCCGCCTGTCTTATGGCCGGATGGTTTATATGGCTTTGCCGTATACACTGGTCCTGTCGCTGATTGGTCTGGCGGGTATTGAACTGACACTGGTTCCGGCCACTGAATGGATGTATCAGCAAGGCTGGCTTACCGCAGCCAGTGGTGTGATTCAACAATTGGCACCTGTTGCTGGACACTAA
- a CDS encoding PrkA family serine protein kinase — translation MSIFDHYRHRYEEAKDEELSLQEFLEICRNDRSAYVNAAERLLMAIGEPEMVDTAKDPRLSRIFSNRVISRYKTFEDFYGMEDSIEQIVSYLKHAAQGLEERKQILYLLGPVGGGKSSLAEKLKSLMQKVPIYVLTANGEHSPVNDHPFCLFDPQEDGDILNKEYGIPQRYLNTIMSPWAAKRLKEFGGDITKFKVVKVRPSILHQVGIAKTEPGDENNQDISSLVGKVDIRQLEHFAQDDPDAYSYSGALCKANQGMMEFVEMFKAPLKVLHPLLTATQEGNYNGTEGLSALPFDGIILAHSNESEWQTFRNNKNNEAFLDRVFIVKVPYCLRVSEEIKIYEKLLTNSELANSPCSPSTLDILARFSVLSRLKEPENSSTYSKMRVYDGETLKDTDPKAKSYQEYRDYAGVDEGMSGLSTRFAFKILSRVFNFDHSEVAANPVHLFYVLEQQIEREQFPQELSEKYLEHLKGYLIPKYVEFIGKEIQTAYLESYSEYGQNIFDRYVSYADFWIQDQEYRDPETGQLFDRAALNNELEKIEKPAGISNPKDFRNEIVNFVLRARASNAGKNPNWTSYEKLRTVIEKKMFSNTEELLPVISFNAKTSTEEQKKHDDFVARMMEKGYTRKQVRLLSEWYLRVRKSS, via the coding sequence ATGAGTATTTTTGACCACTATCGTCATCGCTATGAAGAAGCCAAGGATGAAGAGCTTTCATTGCAAGAATTCCTTGAGATTTGTCGTAACGATCGCAGTGCTTACGTGAACGCCGCAGAGCGTCTTCTGATGGCTATTGGTGAACCGGAAATGGTCGATACGGCCAAAGATCCACGGCTGAGCCGTATCTTTTCTAACCGGGTCATCTCGCGCTATAAAACATTCGAAGACTTCTACGGTATGGAAGACTCAATAGAACAAATCGTCTCTTACCTGAAACATGCTGCTCAGGGGCTGGAAGAGCGCAAACAGATTCTGTATCTGCTGGGCCCGGTCGGTGGTGGTAAATCTTCACTGGCTGAAAAATTGAAAAGTCTGATGCAGAAAGTACCTATTTATGTACTGACTGCCAACGGCGAACACAGCCCGGTCAATGATCATCCGTTCTGCCTGTTTGATCCGCAGGAAGACGGAGACATCCTGAACAAAGAATACGGTATCCCGCAACGGTACCTGAACACAATCATGTCACCCTGGGCAGCCAAACGGCTGAAAGAGTTCGGTGGTGATATCACTAAATTCAAGGTTGTCAAAGTTCGTCCGTCGATTCTGCATCAGGTGGGTATTGCCAAAACAGAACCAGGGGATGAAAACAACCAGGACATTTCATCTCTGGTCGGTAAAGTGGATATCCGTCAGCTGGAGCATTTCGCCCAGGATGACCCGGATGCCTACAGCTACTCAGGTGCGCTGTGTAAAGCGAATCAGGGCATGATGGAATTCGTTGAGATGTTCAAAGCACCGCTGAAAGTGCTGCACCCGCTGCTGACTGCAACTCAGGAAGGGAACTATAACGGTACCGAAGGCCTGTCTGCCCTGCCTTTTGACGGTATTATTCTGGCTCACTCCAACGAATCAGAATGGCAGACCTTCCGAAATAACAAAAACAACGAGGCGTTTCTGGACCGTGTGTTCATCGTGAAAGTGCCTTATTGTCTGCGTGTGTCGGAAGAAATTAAGATCTACGAAAAACTGCTCACAAACAGTGAACTGGCTAACTCACCCTGTTCACCAAGCACCCTGGATATTCTGGCCCGCTTCTCTGTGCTGTCGCGCCTGAAAGAGCCGGAAAACTCCAGTACGTACTCGAAAATGCGAGTGTATGACGGTGAGACCCTGAAAGACACCGACCCGAAAGCCAAATCTTACCAGGAGTATCGTGATTACGCTGGTGTGGATGAAGGCATGTCAGGTCTGTCGACCCGTTTTGCTTTCAAAATCCTGTCACGGGTATTCAACTTTGATCACTCCGAAGTGGCTGCGAACCCGGTTCACCTCTTCTATGTGCTTGAACAGCAGATTGAACGAGAGCAGTTCCCGCAAGAACTATCGGAAAAATACCTGGAACACCTGAAAGGCTATCTGATCCCTAAATACGTCGAGTTTATCGGCAAAGAGATTCAGACCGCTTATCTGGAGTCTTATTCTGAGTACGGCCAGAACATCTTTGACCGTTATGTCAGTTATGCCGACTTCTGGATTCAGGATCAGGAATACCGAGATCCGGAAACCGGTCAGCTGTTTGACCGTGCTGCACTGAATAACGAACTTGAGAAAATCGAGAAGCCTGCCGGTATCAGTAACCCGAAAGACTTCCGGAACGAGATCGTCAACTTTGTGTTGCGTGCCCGGGCGAGCAATGCTGGTAAAAACCCGAACTGGACCAGTTACGAGAAACTGCGCACCGTCATCGAGAAGAAAATGTTCTCGAATACGGAAGAACTGCTGCCTGTTATCTCGTTCAATGCCAAAACATCCACAGAAGAGCAGAAGAAACACGACGACTTCGTCGCTCGCATGATGGAAAAAGGCTATACCCGCAAACAAGTACGCTTGCTGTCCGAATGGTACCTGCGCGTACGTAAGTCATCGTAA
- a CDS encoding YeaH/YhbH family protein — translation MAHFIDRRLNGKNKSTVNRQRFLRRHKQQIKDSIADAVNKRSITDVESGESISIPSRDIREPAFHQGRGGQREIVHPGNDQFSPGDRIERPQGGAGSGGAGDGQASPDGEGQDDFVFQISKDEYLDLLFEDLELPNLKKNQFNKIVEWKTFRSGFKSTGVPANIAIVKSLQNSLARRTAMTAAKRRQLRELEQELERLQSTEPAQPFDEQRVKEEIQTLRERISRVPFIDTFDLRYKNYERRPMPSSQAVMFCLMDVSGSMDQATKDMAKRFYILLYLFLTRTYKNVEVVFIRHHTQAKEVDEHEFFYSQETGGTIVSSALRLMDEIVKKRYSPSEWNIYAAQASDGDNWADDSPGCRELLDKHILPVTRYYSYIEITRRAHQTLWREYESLLGNHENFAMQNIRSVEDIFPVFRELFKKQVH, via the coding sequence ATGGCGCATTTTATCGACCGCAGGCTCAACGGGAAAAACAAGAGCACAGTAAACCGGCAGCGTTTTTTACGTCGCCACAAACAGCAGATCAAAGACTCAATTGCTGACGCGGTAAATAAACGCTCCATCACTGACGTGGAAAGCGGAGAAAGTATCAGTATCCCTTCCCGCGACATCCGTGAACCCGCGTTCCATCAGGGACGCGGCGGGCAACGGGAAATTGTTCACCCTGGTAATGATCAGTTCAGCCCTGGTGACCGCATTGAGCGGCCCCAGGGAGGAGCGGGTTCAGGGGGTGCCGGTGATGGTCAGGCCAGCCCCGACGGTGAAGGCCAGGACGATTTTGTGTTTCAGATTTCGAAAGATGAATATCTGGATCTGTTGTTTGAAGATCTGGAACTGCCAAATCTGAAAAAGAATCAGTTCAACAAAATTGTTGAATGGAAAACCTTCCGCTCCGGCTTTAAATCGACCGGGGTGCCGGCAAATATTGCCATCGTGAAGTCTCTGCAAAACTCGCTGGCGCGACGCACCGCAATGACAGCGGCGAAACGTCGTCAGCTTCGTGAGCTGGAGCAGGAACTGGAACGACTGCAAAGTACAGAACCGGCACAACCTTTTGATGAACAACGGGTGAAGGAGGAGATTCAGACGCTGCGGGAACGCATCAGCCGTGTGCCTTTTATTGATACCTTTGACCTGAGATATAAAAACTATGAACGTCGTCCGATGCCCAGCAGTCAGGCAGTCATGTTCTGTCTGATGGATGTCTCGGGTTCAATGGATCAGGCCACAAAAGACATGGCAAAGCGGTTTTATATCCTGCTTTACCTGTTCCTGACCCGAACCTACAAAAATGTGGAAGTCGTTTTTATCCGGCACCATACGCAGGCAAAAGAAGTCGATGAACACGAGTTCTTTTATTCACAGGAAACCGGGGGCACCATTGTATCCAGTGCGCTGCGGCTGATGGATGAAATTGTGAAGAAACGTTACTCGCCTTCAGAGTGGAACATCTATGCCGCACAGGCATCTGACGGTGATAACTGGGCGGATGACTCTCCGGGATGTCGTGAGTTGCTCGACAAGCATATTCTGCCTGTCACACGCTATTACTCCTACATTGAGATCACCCGTCGCGCGCATCAGACTTTATGGCGTGAATATGAATCTCTGCTGGGCAACCACGAAAACTTTGCCATGCAGAACATTCGCAGCGTGGAAGATATCTTCCCGGTATTCAGAGAACTGTTTAAGAAACAAGTCCATTAA
- a CDS encoding VOC family protein encodes MPISRVDTVSIPVSDQSQALQFYRDALGFELIRDHQGDSHKRWIQLAPKGAETTISLVMPFGGMRAGSVQGLVVHTDDITSTYDELTNRGVSLSEIVTLIGGRFATFSDPDGNGWVLIEASTTMLA; translated from the coding sequence ATGCCAATTTCACGGGTTGATACGGTGTCAATTCCGGTCTCGGATCAGAGCCAGGCGCTTCAGTTTTATCGTGATGCACTGGGATTTGAATTGATCAGGGATCATCAGGGAGACAGCCATAAGCGCTGGATTCAGCTGGCACCTAAAGGCGCAGAGACGACGATTAGCCTGGTAATGCCTTTTGGGGGAATGCGGGCCGGCTCGGTTCAGGGGTTGGTGGTTCATACCGATGATATCACCTCGACCTATGATGAATTGACGAACCGCGGGGTCAGCTTGTCAGAGATTGTTACTTTGATCGGTGGACGGTTTGCAACCTTCTCTGATCCGGATGGCAATGGATGGGTGCTGATTGAAGCAAGCACGACAATGCTGGCCTGA
- the msrB gene encoding peptide-methionine (R)-S-oxide reductase MsrB — protein MTFKSEAYWKDRLSDEQYYVCREGGTEAPFSGTLLHNKKTGIYHCICCSVALFHSEQKYDSGCGWPSFDAPVNSSVIRYLNDTSHGMKRTEIRCVACDSHLGHVFDDGPVTTGERYCVNSVSLEFCEQE, from the coding sequence ATGACTTTTAAATCAGAAGCTTACTGGAAGGATAGATTATCCGACGAGCAATATTATGTCTGCCGTGAAGGCGGCACAGAAGCACCATTCTCAGGCACGTTATTGCATAATAAAAAAACAGGGATATATCACTGCATTTGTTGCAGTGTTGCATTATTTCATTCTGAACAAAAATATGATTCTGGTTGCGGGTGGCCGAGTTTCGATGCGCCGGTTAATTCCAGTGTAATCCGTTATTTAAATGACACCAGTCATGGGATGAAGCGGACTGAAATTCGCTGCGTTGCATGCGATAGTCATTTGGGTCATGTATTTGATGACGGGCCGGTAACCACCGGGGAGCGTTACTGTGTTAATTCGGTCTCGCTGGAATTTTGCGAGCAGGAATAG
- the gap gene encoding type I glyceraldehyde-3-phosphate dehydrogenase produces MTIKVGINGFGRIGRFVFRASVERDDIEVVGINDLIDVEYMAYMLKYDSTHGRFKGTVEVKDGNLIVNGKTVRVTAERDPANLQWDAIGVDVVAEATGIFLTDETARKHIEAGAKKVVLTGPSKDETPMFVMGVNHENYAGQDIVSNASCTTNCLAPIAKVLNDKWGIKDGLMTTVHATTATQKTVDGPSAKDWRGGRGASQNIIPSSTGAAKAVGKVIPELNGKLTGMAFRVPTADVSVVDLTVNLEKPATYEEIKAEMKRASEAEMSGVLGYTEDAVVSQDFIGEVRTSVFDADAGIALTDTFVKIVSWYDNEIGYSNKVLDLVAHISK; encoded by the coding sequence ATGACTATCAAAGTAGGTATTAACGGTTTTGGCCGTATCGGTCGTTTCGTTTTTCGTGCTTCTGTAGAGCGTGATGACATCGAAGTTGTTGGTATCAACGACCTGATCGATGTTGAATACATGGCATACATGCTGAAGTACGATTCAACTCACGGCCGTTTCAAAGGCACAGTTGAAGTAAAAGACGGCAACCTGATCGTCAACGGCAAGACTGTACGTGTTACCGCTGAACGCGATCCAGCGAACCTGCAGTGGGATGCCATCGGTGTTGATGTTGTTGCTGAAGCAACTGGTATCTTCCTGACTGACGAGACTGCACGTAAGCACATCGAAGCTGGTGCCAAAAAAGTTGTTCTGACTGGCCCTTCTAAAGACGAAACACCAATGTTCGTTATGGGTGTGAACCACGAAAATTACGCAGGTCAGGACATCGTTTCTAACGCGTCTTGTACGACTAACTGTCTGGCACCTATCGCGAAAGTTCTGAACGACAAGTGGGGCATCAAAGACGGTCTGATGACGACTGTTCACGCAACGACTGCAACTCAGAAAACTGTTGACGGTCCTTCTGCGAAAGACTGGCGTGGTGGCCGTGGTGCTTCTCAGAACATCATCCCATCTTCAACCGGTGCTGCAAAAGCTGTAGGTAAAGTAATTCCTGAGCTGAACGGCAAACTGACTGGTATGGCATTCCGCGTTCCAACTGCAGATGTATCTGTTGTTGACCTGACTGTAAACCTGGAAAAACCTGCAACTTACGAAGAAATCAAAGCTGAAATGAAGCGCGCTTCTGAAGCAGAGATGTCTGGCGTACTGGGTTACACTGAAGATGCAGTTGTTTCTCAGGACTTCATCGGTGAAGTACGTACTTCTGTATTCGATGCTGACGCAGGTATCGCACTGACTGATACTTTCGTGAAAATCGTTTCTTGGTACGATAACGAGATCGGTTACTCAAACAAAGTACTGGATCTGGTAGCTCACATCTCTAAGTAA